Genomic DNA from Vagococcus luciliae:
AATCGACCCTACTGCCATCGCTTTTTGTGCAATTGCTTCTAAAACTTCTTGTTGCCTTTTTCCACGCTCAACATCATTATCTACATAGCGTGTTCTAGCAAATGCTAAGGCTTCTTCGCCATTTAAATTATGCTTTCCTTCTTTTAACTCAACCACTTTTTTACCTTGTGCATTTTGTTCTGTTAAAGTAAATGGAACATCTATTTCTACCCCACCGACTGCATTCACGACATCTTCAAATGCTTTAAAATCAGCTGTTGCATAATAATTAATTGGAATGTTCAATAAATCTTCTACTGCATCAATCGACCCTTCAATCCCACCATGTGCATAAGCAGCATTTATTTTATCATTACCATCAAAATTTTTCGTCTTAATATGCGTGTAAGTATCTCTTGGTATACTCACCATGCTGACTAATTCTTTAGAAGGATTAATGGTGAGTAAAATCATTGAGTCTGTTCTAGCTCCACCAGTTCCCCTAGTATCCTCAGCATCATCATCTAAACCAAGTAACAATATGGAAATTGGGTCTTTTTGAATATCAATTTTATCATTTTCTACTTGCATAGTTTCTCTTGGTTTATATGCATCATTTAAAAACTTATTTCCATCAAGAACCATCTTTGCTCCGTAAACAACAATCCCTAATAAACCAATTAATAAA
This window encodes:
- a CDS encoding LCP family protein, which encodes MKKKKEKKTPKNKEIREENYISLNQRRNNRKRETKLKRNMLKISKVLGVILLIGLLGIVVYGAKMVLDGNKFLNDAYKPRETMQVENDKIDIQKDPISILLLGLDDDAEDTRGTGGARTDSMILLTINPSKELVSMVSIPRDTYTHIKTKNFDGNDKINAAYAHGGIEGSIDAVEDLLNIPINYYATADFKAFEDVVNAVGGVEIDVPFTLTEQNAQGKKVVELKEGKHNLNGEEALAFARTRYVDNDVERGKRQQEVLEAIAQKAMAVGSIAKYKSILNALDGHITTDMPPNRILSVAQSGLTKDYKFDSYVFSWMSYTYGDQSMVGLHKDSVDYISHKLRLSLNLESTDNRDEEGYKFETDSIVDPRTYPQDGYAIDDY